A genomic region of Phosphitispora fastidiosa contains the following coding sequences:
- a CDS encoding ABC transporter substrate-binding protein has product MLKRSLASMVVLAIILFLNSGCGGGKDVGASNPADSGNGEPGTDQTYVEKATIKFAYIVMPQAAPQALINREEKIFENQLEKLGKEVEFVSTRSLDKIWPMMDGDKDDPDFVYIPSANFATYITETSRFGGSNKYTIIAGSINTNTTVLITRPEIKSLEDLDGKKVGLANQRYSDEYQFNEILSTAGLATKTAGGSVEVVYDDIVMKELENFGAGVYDAIIIYDPMNFENALSKVPGSKIMMSLNPDGMFGEKQPRSWLVAKKDIMKNEPELVKEVLKTHIMATDKAQEGLAKIPAVNREVFLKYFERLNADMTDILKIHTPEFYEKKWQEAEITYDPNMDFITGVFGFMEKKDVVKGKSLDDFVQVQFLNEVLEDMGRKKIQ; this is encoded by the coding sequence ATGTTGAAAAGATCCTTGGCATCTATGGTTGTACTCGCAATTATACTGTTTCTGAATTCAGGATGTGGAGGCGGAAAGGATGTTGGTGCAAGTAATCCGGCTGACTCAGGAAATGGAGAACCCGGAACCGATCAGACTTATGTTGAAAAAGCTACGATAAAATTTGCTTACATAGTGATGCCTCAGGCTGCGCCCCAGGCTTTAATTAACCGTGAAGAAAAAATATTTGAAAATCAGCTTGAAAAACTGGGCAAAGAGGTGGAGTTTGTTTCCACAAGGAGTTTGGACAAGATCTGGCCAATGATGGATGGAGATAAGGACGATCCCGATTTTGTGTATATTCCCAGCGCTAATTTTGCAACGTATATTACGGAAACCTCCAGGTTTGGCGGGAGCAACAAGTATACTATCATTGCCGGGAGTATTAATACCAATACAACAGTATTAATTACCAGGCCGGAGATAAAATCACTTGAGGATCTGGATGGCAAAAAGGTTGGTCTGGCCAACCAGAGATACTCTGATGAATACCAGTTTAATGAAATACTTTCCACTGCCGGTTTGGCTACCAAAACTGCAGGGGGCAGTGTGGAGGTCGTTTATGATGACATTGTTATGAAAGAATTGGAGAACTTTGGCGCCGGAGTATATGATGCCATAATCATTTATGATCCAATGAACTTTGAGAACGCTTTAAGTAAAGTTCCGGGCAGTAAAATCATGATGTCTCTGAACCCTGACGGGATGTTTGGCGAGAAGCAGCCGCGCAGCTGGCTGGTGGCCAAAAAGGATATTATGAAAAATGAGCCGGAACTGGTAAAGGAAGTATTAAAAACTCATATTATGGCTACAGATAAAGCCCAAGAAGGGCTTGCCAAAATCCCTGCGGTAAACCGTGAGGTTTTCCTGAAATATTTTGAGCGCCTAAATGCGGACATGACAGACATTCTGAAGATACATACCCCGGAATTCTATGAGAAGAAGTGGCAGGAAGCCGAAATTACATATGACCCTAATATGGATTTCATCACTGGGGTATTTGGGTTCATGGAGAAAAAAGATGTTGTTAAAGGCAAGTCATTAGATGATTTCGTTCAAGTACAGTTTTTAAACGAGGTTCTTGAAGATATGGGACGGAAAAAAATCCAATAA